From Mucilaginibacter gotjawali:
AGCTAACCGATATATCTGAATTATTTTGCACACCCGATTGGGATACAATTTGCGTGATGATGTGGTTATAAGTTGCTTTTTGTTCAACATTAACCTGCTCTTCGATAAGCTCATCGTATGCACCGTTGTTAACATCACGGGCCGATGGCGGCTGGTTATATCTTTTACTTGGTAATATCCATGATGGTTTGGGGGATAAATGAACTATAGGTGTAAACGCATACGCCTTATCTATACTAAAATTGGTGATGACAACGCTAAATAGGACAAAAAGTAACAGGTTTAAATTCTTTTGCATTTGGCTATGAAAATAAAAAAAGATGATGAGAATAAAAATTATAATATCTCATCATATATTTAGCCTCAAAGCTTATTTTATAATGTAAACAAAAAAAATGGCCAAACTGAACCGGGTTGAAATGGTTGTAACTCAGCGATCGTCTGAAAATAACGTGCATTTCCGATAGTAATTGGCGTCAGCAACCCGGACCCCATAAATTGACTGCTACCGCCTTCAGCCTGAAAATTACTTGCCAATTAAGCAGCAGTTTTGGCCAAAGCGCAAATTCAAAACACCTGAGATGCAAATAAATTGCCCGGAATCAGAAAAAACCGCTGACAGGATTTTGTCAGTGACAAAATCTTGTCAGCAGTTAACTTTTTAATTGTCAGTTGTGTAGCGCTTTGTAGCAGGTGTAGCAGGTGTAGCGCTACGCTACACATTTCTATTGATAAACGTTGGCTTATGGCAATTTGTGCTGAATCGTTTTTAGACTTCTAAGATGCGACACAAACATCTTTGTTATTCCGGCGCGCCCACATGTTCTGTCAACAGTTTAAAAAAGCTTTCCCTGAAGTGGTGGTTCCAGCCTGCTTCGCACATGCCGTAACATTCAACGCCCGGTACCAGACCGATATGCGTCAGGGTTACCTGTGTTTCATCGCCCAATGCAGAAATTTCAAACGCGACCGAAGTGCCGTTCCATTCTGTTTTGTCGTTCAGCCAGGGCAAGTAGCAGTCTGTCACCTGCCAAACAACTTTTTTATCGGGGATAAACTCAGCTATTTTAAAAGCAACCCAAGTATCGCCGAAACGGACGGTAAAAACATCGTTTAGCTTTTCAGCGCTGCCTTCAATTTTTTTAGCCCACCATTCGTTAACATGGTTCACGGCTTCAAACGCCTCATGCGGCGTAACGTCTGCAGCAATGCTGCAATGGTAATTTTGCTGATTCATTGTCGTAGTTTTTTAATATATGTTAGCGGGTTTTATCATTAACTTACTTATTTTATGATAATTGATGGCCTTAATTAACGACTTCATTAAGATCGCTTAGCAATGTACCGCCCGGGCTTTGCAGCAACATATAATAGTTCCCCCTGATGTTGTGGATATCAAAATCATCATCGAGGATATGCGCTGAATAAGCGGATACCACATGCTCAACCGCGGTTTCCTTTACGTCGATCAGGATAGTATCACCGGATACTGGAGGCGCCGGCTGGTCTTTTGAAAATAAAATGCCTGAGTATGTTTTGCCGCCCACGCTAATAGTAGCCATGATGCCGCTTCCCGGCAGCCCTTTTTGGTTTTCGAGGAAATTAAACAGGCTCTCTTTAACATAAAAATCCCAGCCTTTATTGCAATCCTCAAAACATTCCAGTCCGGGTAACAGGCCGGCATG
This genomic window contains:
- a CDS encoding SRPBCC family protein, with protein sequence MEQQSYQCSILVNRPLLEAFAGISQVSSWWANEVKGPSHRLNDQFSVHFGKTWSTFNISEFIPGRKIAWHTIDCHLDLLKNPEEWKNTKIIWELTDAGGKTEIQMTHAGLLPGLECFEDCNKGWDFYVKESLFNFLENQKGLPGSGIMATISVGGKTYSGILFSKDQPAPPVSGDTILIDVKETAVEHVVSAYSAHILDDDFDIHNIRGNYYMLLQSPGGTLLSDLNEVVN
- a CDS encoding SRPBCC family protein, with amino-acid sequence MNQQNYHCSIAADVTPHEAFEAVNHVNEWWAKKIEGSAEKLNDVFTVRFGDTWVAFKIAEFIPDKKVVWQVTDCYLPWLNDKTEWNGTSVAFEISALGDETQVTLTHIGLVPGVECYGMCEAGWNHHFRESFFKLLTEHVGAPE